In Cucurbita pepo subsp. pepo cultivar mu-cu-16 unplaced genomic scaffold, ASM280686v2 Cp4.1_scaffold000728, whole genome shotgun sequence, a single genomic region encodes these proteins:
- the LOC111785775 gene encoding acetylajmalan esterase-like: MAASTKSPSSIVLAVLLVLLSVLGCPSSKAHLLKTCMFDAIYQLGDSISDTGNLIRQNPNTPFSNLPYGETFFNKSTGRCSNGLLMIDYFALDAGLPLVNPYLNKDALTRHGVNFAVAGSTALSSQLLSQNQILSPLTNSSLNQQLYWMFSHFNSICYNQRDCNQKLRNALFLVGEIGGNDYNYALFQGKTIQEVKDMVPQVVQTIKNAVEKVISYGATRVVVPGNFPIGCLPIYLTGFQTNDTTAYDELHCLKDLNGLATYHNDQIKQAIEVLKRENPHTVIVYGDYYNALLWILRRAFTLGFDEASLQKSCCGIGGNYNFSLMKMCGVGGVSVCSNPDERVSWDGIHLTQKAYKFMAYWLIHDIFPQLHCIV; encoded by the exons ATGGCGGCTTCCACCAAATCTCCTTCCTCTATTGTTCTTgctgttcttcttgttcttctttcagTTCTTGGCTGTCCTTCATCCAAAGCCCATCTGCTCAAAACTTGTATGTTCGACGCTATTTACCAACTCGGCGATTCAATTTCCGACACCGGAAATCTCATTCGTCAAAACCCCAACACCCCATTTTCTAATCTTCCTTACGGTGAAACGTTCTTCAACAAATCCACTGGTCGCTGCTCCAATGGTCTTCTCATGATTGATTACTTTG CTTTGGACGCTGGACTTCCCTTGGTGAACCCTTATTTGAACAAAGATGCATTGACAAGGCATGGTGTGAATTTCGCAGTGGCTGGTTCTACGGCTTTGTCTTCTCAACTTCTTTCTCAAAACCAAATCTTATCTCCGCTCACCAACTCTTCTCTCAACCAACAACTTTATTGGATGTTCTCTCATTTCAACTCCATTTGCTACAATCAAAGAG ATTGCAACCAGAAattaaggaatgctttgttcttggTGGGCGAGATCGGTGGGAACGATTATAACTATGCGTTGTTCCAAGGCAAAACTATTCAAGAGGTGAAAGATATGGTGCCCCAAGTTGTTCAAACCATAAAGAATGCCGTTGAG AAAGTGATAAGCTACGGAGCTACTCGAGTTGTTGTTCCTGGAAACTTTCCAATCGGATGTTTACCTATCTATCTCACCGGATTCCAAACCAATGATACAACTGCCTACGATGAACTTCATTGTTTGAAAGATTTGAATGGCTTGGCTACTTATCACAATGATCAAATCAAGCAAGCTATTGAAGTGCTCAAGAGAGAGAATCCACACACCGTAATCGTATATGGTGACTACTATAATGCATTGTTGTGGATCCTTCGTCGTGCTTTTACCCTCG GGTTTGATGAAGCTTCTTTGCAAAAATCATGTTGCGGGATTGGAGGAAACTACAACTTCAGCCTCATGAAGATGTGCGGAGTTGGTGGAGTATCAGTTTGTTCAAATCCAGATGAACGTGTTAGTTGGGATGGAATCCATTTGACTCAAAAGGCTTACAAATTCATGGCATATTGGCTCATTCACGACATCTTTCCACAACTTCATTgcattgtttga